One part of the Pecten maximus chromosome 1, xPecMax1.1, whole genome shotgun sequence genome encodes these proteins:
- the LOC117325190 gene encoding protein canopy 4-like — protein MNYVRVFTLTCLCLVSLNTISMADDDDDEDPVRKATLCEVCKFLATELKDRLKETGKSKAVLETGHGFDKKKKRVEYQKSELRLIEALHEPHICQQILKYKVHKEKKGSLRFDKRESETMQTLHGLVNKGVKVDLGIPEEMWDTPSAEVTDMQRKCFQMVEDHEEDIEDWYFHKQEQDIMDFLCADLVLQRDSKECLYESADPQLEESSDSDDKDEKPRTKIDKKKSKGETGDKKDGRDEL, from the exons ATGAACTACGTTCGCGTATTCACACTAACGTGCCTATGTCTGGTATCATTAAACACAATCTCTATGGCagatgacgacgatgatgaaGATCCCGTGAGAAAGGCAACTTTATGTGAAG tGTGTAAATTTTTAGCTACTGAGCTAAAAGATAGATTGAAAGAGACAGGAAAATCAAAAGCGGTGTTAGAAACTGGCCATGGCTTCGACAAAAAGAAGAAGAGGGTGGAATACCAGAAATC AGAGCTGAGACTAATTGAGGCCCTACATGAGCCCCATATATGTCAACAGATCCTGAAGTACAAAGTCCACAAGGAAAAGAAGGGATCACTGAGATTTGACAAAAGAGAAAGTGAAACCATGCAGACACTTCATGGTTTAGT GAACAAGGGAGTGAAGGTAGATCTGGGCATCCCTGAGGAGATGTGGGACACACCCTCGGCTGAAGTTACTGACATGCAGAGGAAG TGTTTCCAGATGGTTGAGGACCATGAGGAGGACATTGAAGACTGGTACTTCCACAAGCAGGAGCAGGATATCATGGACTTTCTGTGTGCAGATCTTGTGCTCCAAAGGGACAGCAAAG AGTGCTTGTATGAATCTGCTGATCCACAACTAGAGGAATCTTCAGACTCAGATGACAAAGATGAAAAGCCAAGAACAAAGATTGATAAAA